In one window of Candidatus Deferrimicrobiaceae bacterium DNA:
- a CDS encoding multidrug efflux RND transporter permease subunit, translated as MSISSVFIRRPVGTTLLTIGVVLAGAIAFRLLPVAALPPVDYPTISVSASLPGADPETMATSVAAPLERQFSRIAGVTEMTSASNRGSTNITMQFDLDRNINGAARDVQAAINAARGYLPANLPANPNYRKVNPADAPVMILSLTSPNVSTSKMYDAASTILAQKLSQLEGVGQVIVGGSSLPAVRVDLNPPALDHYGLGLSDVRRAIAAANANTPKGQLSDGARSWEIQANDQIRTADEYLPLIVSYRGGRAIQLKDVADVQDSVEDLRSAGLANGKPAVLVILFRAPGANIIETVDRVRAELPRLEASLPGTVKLDVVMDRTPTIRSSLRDVERSLIISFVLVILVVFAFLRNLRSTVIPAVAVAVSLIGTFALMHLCGYNLDNLSLMALTVATGFVVDDAIVVLENVTRHIEGGMAPRQAAFEGAKQVSFTVLSMSLSLVAVFTPILLMGGMVGRLFREFAVTLSMAIGMSLAVSLTTTPMMCALVLRKDDAVRHGRIYRFSERLFDRTRAAYDTTLSWALRHPRFTMLLVAGAVATNVFLFRAIPKGFFPQQDTGRLTGTILAAQDISFQAMKQKLTAVVGIIGKDNAVDTVTGFTGGSGGNAANSARMFVSLKSSDERTATADEVIARLRKKLSHIPGAQTLLQSVQDLRIGGRFGGGQYQYTLQGDDLKALSAWAPRVEAALRQLPELADVSSDLQVKGLQATIAIDRDTASRLGVSPQQIDEALYDAFGQRQVSINYTPLNQYHVVMEAAPSYWQRPDVLHDFRVRAASGTPVPLAAFARYGPTATSLSVNHQGQFPAVTISFNLPVGTALGDAVNAIEDTTHRMGLPSGIRGSFSGTAQAFQASLANEPYLILAALVTVYIVLGVLYESYVHPLTILSTLPSAGVGAVFALLICGIDFSVMALIGVILLIGIVKKNAIMMIDFALEAERREGKGPREAIHEACLLRFRPIMMTTMAALLGALPLAFGMGVGSEMRRPLGISIVGGLLVSQMLTLYTTPVIYLYLDRFRLWAGAARNRLAERLFRPRAPRTAAS; from the coding sequence ATGAGCATCTCCTCGGTATTCATACGGCGTCCGGTCGGGACGACGCTGCTCACGATCGGCGTGGTGCTCGCCGGGGCGATCGCCTTCCGGCTGCTCCCCGTCGCGGCGCTGCCGCCCGTCGACTATCCGACGATCTCGGTCTCCGCCTCGCTACCCGGCGCGGACCCCGAGACGATGGCGACGTCGGTGGCCGCCCCGCTCGAGCGGCAGTTCTCCCGGATCGCCGGCGTGACCGAGATGACGTCTGCGAGCAACCGCGGGTCGACGAACATCACGATGCAGTTCGACCTCGACCGGAACATCAACGGCGCCGCCCGAGACGTCCAGGCCGCGATCAACGCGGCCCGCGGCTACCTGCCGGCCAACCTCCCCGCCAACCCGAACTACCGGAAGGTAAATCCGGCCGACGCACCCGTCATGATCCTCTCGCTCACCTCTCCCAATGTGAGCACCTCTAAAATGTACGATGCGGCATCCACCATCCTCGCCCAGAAGCTTTCGCAGCTCGAGGGCGTCGGGCAGGTAATCGTGGGCGGAAGCTCGCTGCCGGCCGTGCGCGTCGATCTCAACCCCCCTGCGCTCGACCATTACGGCCTCGGCCTGTCCGACGTCCGGCGGGCGATCGCGGCCGCCAACGCGAACACGCCGAAGGGGCAGCTCTCCGACGGCGCCCGGAGCTGGGAGATCCAGGCCAACGACCAGATCCGGACCGCCGACGAGTATCTTCCGCTGATCGTCTCTTACCGGGGCGGGCGGGCCATCCAGCTCAAGGACGTGGCCGACGTCCAGGACTCGGTCGAGGATCTGCGGTCGGCGGGGCTCGCCAACGGGAAGCCGGCCGTCCTGGTGATCCTGTTCCGGGCGCCGGGCGCGAACATCATTGAGACGGTCGACCGGGTCCGCGCCGAGTTGCCCCGGCTCGAAGCGTCGCTTCCCGGGACCGTGAAGCTTGACGTGGTCATGGACCGGACGCCGACGATCCGGAGCTCGCTCCGGGACGTCGAGCGGTCGCTCATCATTTCGTTCGTCCTCGTGATCCTGGTCGTGTTCGCCTTCCTGCGCAACCTTCGCTCGACCGTCATTCCCGCGGTCGCGGTCGCGGTGTCGCTGATCGGGACGTTCGCGTTGATGCATCTTTGCGGATACAACCTCGACAACCTGTCGCTGATGGCGCTCACGGTCGCAACCGGCTTCGTCGTGGACGATGCCATCGTCGTCCTCGAAAACGTCACCCGCCATATCGAGGGAGGGATGGCGCCGCGGCAGGCGGCGTTTGAGGGGGCGAAGCAGGTCTCCTTCACCGTCTTGTCCATGAGTCTGTCGCTGGTGGCGGTGTTCACCCCCATCCTGCTGATGGGGGGGATGGTGGGGCGGCTGTTCCGCGAATTCGCGGTGACGCTATCCATGGCGATCGGCATGTCTCTCGCCGTCTCGCTGACGACGACGCCCATGATGTGCGCCCTGGTGCTCCGGAAGGACGATGCCGTGCGCCACGGCCGGATCTACCGGTTCAGCGAGCGGCTGTTCGACCGGACGCGCGCGGCATACGACACGACGCTCTCCTGGGCGCTCCGACACCCCCGCTTCACCATGCTGCTCGTCGCGGGCGCGGTCGCCACCAATGTCTTCCTGTTCCGGGCGATCCCGAAGGGATTCTTCCCGCAACAGGATACCGGCCGGCTGACGGGAACCATCCTGGCGGCGCAGGACATCTCGTTCCAGGCGATGAAACAGAAGCTGACCGCCGTGGTCGGCATCATCGGGAAAGACAACGCCGTCGACACCGTCACCGGGTTCACCGGCGGTTCCGGCGGCAACGCCGCGAACAGCGCCCGCATGTTCGTCAGCCTGAAGTCGTCCGACGAGCGCACGGCCACGGCCGACGAGGTGATCGCCCGCCTCCGGAAGAAGCTGTCGCACATCCCGGGCGCGCAGACGCTGCTCCAGTCGGTGCAGGACCTCCGGATCGGGGGCCGGTTCGGAGGCGGGCAGTACCAGTACACCCTCCAGGGAGACGACCTCAAGGCGCTCTCCGCGTGGGCGCCGCGGGTCGAGGCCGCGCTGCGGCAGCTTCCCGAGCTGGCCGACGTCAGCAGCGACCTTCAGGTCAAGGGGCTGCAGGCCACGATCGCCATCGACCGCGACACCGCGTCCCGGCTGGGCGTTTCCCCGCAGCAGATCGACGAGGCGCTTTACGATGCCTTCGGGCAGCGGCAGGTGTCGATCAACTACACCCCGCTCAACCAGTATCACGTCGTGATGGAAGCCGCGCCGAGCTATTGGCAGCGGCCCGACGTGCTTCACGACTTCCGGGTCCGCGCCGCGAGCGGGACGCCGGTGCCGCTCGCCGCGTTCGCGCGCTATGGGCCGACCGCCACTTCGCTCTCGGTGAACCACCAGGGGCAGTTCCCGGCGGTGACGATCTCGTTCAATCTCCCGGTGGGAACGGCGCTCGGCGACGCGGTCAACGCGATCGAGGACACGACTCACCGGATGGGGCTTCCATCAGGCATCCGCGGCAGCTTCTCGGGGACGGCACAGGCATTCCAGGCGTCGCTTGCGAACGAGCCGTACCTCATCCTGGCCGCGCTGGTCACGGTCTACATCGTCCTTGGGGTGCTCTACGAGAGCTACGTTCACCCGTTGACGATCCTGTCGACGCTTCCGTCGGCAGGCGTCGGCGCTGTGTTCGCACTTCTGATCTGCGGGATCGATTTCAGCGTGATGGCGTTGATCGGTGTCATCCTGCTGATCGGCATCGTGAAAAAAAACGCGATCATGATGATCGATTTTGCCCTCGAGGCGGAACGCAGGGAGGGAAAGGGGCCGCGGGAAGCGATCCACGAGGCGTGCCTGCTCCGTTTCCGTCCGATCATGATGACGACGATGGCGGCGCTCCTGGGCGCGTTGCCGCTGGCGTTCGGGATGGGCGTCGGCTCGGAGATGCGGCGGCCCCTGGGCATCTCGATCGTGGGCGGGTTGCTGGTCAGCCAGATGCTCACGCTTTATACGACGCCGGTCATCTACCTGTATCTCGACCGGTTCCGGCTCTGGGCCGGGGCCGCGCGGAACCGGCTCGCCGAGCGGCTGTTCCGGCCGCGAGCACCGCGGACGGCCGCTTCATGA
- a CDS encoding LemA family protein, with protein MPLVLLVVFVLWFAVTYNRLVSLRNIFNNAWHQIDVQLKRRYDLIPNLVEAVRGYLTHERETLERVIAARGAAVNAQGAAAQAKAENVLTESLKSLFAVVEGYPDLKANQNVMALQEELTATENKISFARQFYNDSVMGYNTAIQSIPANVIASLFNFAPAEYFQADEADRSVPKVDLR; from the coding sequence ATGCCGTTGGTGCTGCTGGTCGTGTTCGTGCTCTGGTTCGCCGTCACCTATAATCGCCTCGTCTCCCTCCGCAATATCTTCAACAACGCCTGGCACCAGATCGACGTCCAGCTCAAGCGGCGCTACGACCTCATCCCCAACCTGGTCGAGGCGGTCCGCGGCTACCTGACCCACGAGCGGGAAACGCTCGAACGGGTTATCGCGGCGCGCGGTGCGGCCGTCAACGCGCAGGGGGCGGCGGCGCAGGCCAAGGCCGAAAACGTGCTGACCGAGTCGCTCAAGAGCCTCTTCGCAGTCGTCGAGGGCTACCCGGACCTCAAGGCCAACCAGAACGTCATGGCATTGCAGGAAGAGCTGACCGCCACCGAGAACAAGATTTCCTTCGCGCGGCAGTTCTACAACGACTCGGTCATGGGGTACAACACCGCCATCCAGTCGATCCCCGCCAACGTCATCGCTTCGCTGTTCAACTTCGCTCCGGCCGAATACTTCCAGGCCGACGAGGCCGACCGGTCCGTCCCCAAGGTCGATCTCCGGTAG
- a CDS encoding efflux transporter outer membrane subunit, protein MIRGDKCGRAAKGRQRLAMAGALALLSACATVGPNYVRPEAPTPSAFKSPDAWKDTGEWKLASPGDNVLRGPWWEIYGDPGLNALEAQVVIANQDVAAAEARYRQAQTLVTIARSGEMPTVTAGASITGGQRSREVAGGGSRTTDYLLPISASWEPDLWGKIRRAVESGTAGVQASRADVEAITLSARAELAQDYFQMRALDAQKKILDETIEAYRKSLVLTQNRYEAGVAAKSEVLQADTQLRTIQAQVIDTRVARAQFEHAIALLVGKPPSVVSLADAPLDAVPPPVPAGLPSALLERRPDIAGDERRMAAANAQIGVAEAAYYPTVRLGAGTGLEALSLAKWLTWPARFWSLGPSISEVVFNGDLRKAQTASARAAYDGTVAAYRQTVLSAFKEVEDALSALRILEAEAKTQDLAVRSAEQSVEMAINQYKAGTVSYLNVIIAQATALGNRRTALDIQGRRMVASVQLIRALGGGWNASSLKDAPAGTP, encoded by the coding sequence ATGATTCGAGGGGATAAATGCGGGAGGGCGGCGAAGGGGCGGCAACGGCTCGCGATGGCTGGTGCGCTGGCGCTGCTTTCCGCGTGCGCGACAGTCGGCCCGAACTACGTGAGGCCCGAGGCGCCGACGCCTTCTGCCTTCAAGTCGCCGGATGCATGGAAGGATACCGGCGAATGGAAGCTTGCCTCTCCCGGCGACAACGTGCTTCGCGGCCCCTGGTGGGAAATCTACGGCGATCCCGGGCTGAACGCGCTCGAGGCGCAGGTCGTTATCGCCAACCAGGATGTGGCGGCCGCCGAGGCGCGCTATCGGCAGGCGCAAACGCTGGTGACGATCGCGCGGTCGGGCGAGATGCCGACGGTGACGGCGGGCGCCTCGATCACCGGGGGACAACGGTCCCGGGAAGTCGCGGGGGGGGGCAGTCGCACCACCGACTACCTGCTGCCGATATCAGCATCTTGGGAACCCGATCTTTGGGGGAAGATCCGGCGCGCCGTCGAGTCGGGAACGGCGGGCGTCCAGGCGAGCCGGGCCGATGTGGAGGCGATCACCCTGTCGGCCCGCGCCGAGCTGGCGCAGGACTATTTCCAGATGCGCGCGCTCGACGCCCAGAAGAAGATCCTCGACGAGACGATCGAGGCGTACCGGAAATCGCTCGTGTTGACGCAGAATCGATACGAGGCCGGCGTCGCGGCCAAATCCGAGGTGCTCCAGGCCGACACCCAGCTAAGGACCATCCAGGCACAGGTGATCGACACGCGGGTGGCCCGGGCCCAGTTCGAACATGCGATCGCACTGCTTGTGGGGAAGCCCCCCTCCGTCGTCTCCCTTGCCGATGCGCCGCTCGATGCGGTGCCGCCGCCCGTGCCGGCCGGCCTCCCGTCCGCGCTGCTCGAACGGCGTCCGGATATCGCGGGGGACGAGCGCCGGATGGCGGCCGCCAACGCGCAGATCGGCGTGGCCGAGGCGGCCTACTACCCCACGGTCCGTCTGGGCGCCGGGACGGGGCTCGAGGCGCTCAGCCTGGCCAAATGGCTGACCTGGCCCGCCCGCTTCTGGTCGCTCGGCCCGTCGATCTCCGAGGTGGTCTTCAACGGCGATTTGCGGAAGGCGCAGACCGCATCGGCGCGCGCCGCCTACGACGGCACGGTGGCAGCGTATCGCCAGACCGTCCTGTCGGCATTCAAGGAGGTCGAGGACGCGCTTTCGGCGCTGCGCATCCTCGAGGCGGAGGCCAAGACGCAGGATCTGGCGGTCCGGTCGGCGGAACAGTCCGTCGAGATGGCGATCAACCAGTACAAGGCGGGGACGGTCAGCTATCTCAACGTCATCATCGCGCAGGCGACGGCGCTGGGGAACCGGCGGACGGCCCTCGACATCCAGGGGCGCCGCATGGTGGCGAGCGTCCAGCTGATCCGGGCGCTGGGGGGCGGGTGGAATGCGTCCTCCCTGAAAGATGCGCCGGCGGGGACACCGTAA
- a CDS encoding M48 family metalloprotease translates to MPTTEHTCPKCGAPNPAEAGWCYLCQARFDGDLSGDAPPPAREGQPIEGLTDAAEPPAAVPVSESASKPPFRIDRPISFYEAASENVLRSQFLFLVLFGLFFILGGVIGQAYGRWQDGLAVAMVVYVILAAVAWFNGSSIVLSLHDAHPADPVNDRQLINVVEEMAIAAGLPPPKVFVMETLGMNAFAAGRKPEEAVVAVTRGLIEKVDRAELQAVVAHELAHIKGRDTLYGICAAVLVGAVALLSDMFLRGTWFSGRRRGSDGSRGNPVFLLLGIALALLAPLAAKILQMSISRQREYHADAGAAEFTRNPLALASALEKIADGGAHVPGENRGTQHLFIVNPLQAFTDTSSALMSTHPPTVERIRRLRAMAGAG, encoded by the coding sequence ATGCCCACGACGGAGCACACCTGCCCGAAATGCGGCGCGCCCAATCCGGCCGAGGCCGGCTGGTGCTACCTCTGCCAGGCGCGCTTTGACGGCGACCTCTCAGGCGACGCGCCCCCCCCGGCGCGCGAGGGGCAGCCCATCGAAGGATTGACCGACGCTGCCGAACCGCCGGCCGCCGTCCCGGTCTCCGAGTCCGCGTCGAAGCCGCCGTTCCGGATCGACCGCCCGATTTCATTCTACGAGGCCGCCTCCGAGAACGTGCTGCGATCGCAGTTCCTGTTCCTCGTTCTGTTCGGCCTCTTCTTCATCCTGGGGGGGGTGATCGGCCAGGCGTACGGCCGCTGGCAGGACGGCCTCGCCGTGGCGATGGTCGTCTACGTCATCCTCGCCGCGGTCGCCTGGTTCAACGGGTCGTCGATCGTCCTGTCGCTCCACGACGCCCATCCCGCCGATCCGGTCAACGACCGGCAGCTCATCAACGTCGTCGAGGAGATGGCGATCGCCGCGGGGCTTCCGCCCCCCAAGGTCTTCGTGATGGAAACGCTCGGGATGAACGCCTTCGCCGCGGGGCGCAAGCCCGAGGAAGCGGTCGTCGCCGTGACGCGCGGGCTGATCGAGAAGGTCGATCGGGCGGAACTGCAGGCCGTCGTCGCCCACGAGCTGGCGCACATCAAGGGGCGCGACACCCTTTACGGCATCTGCGCCGCCGTGCTGGTCGGCGCGGTTGCCCTGCTCTCCGACATGTTCCTGCGCGGCACCTGGTTTTCCGGCCGCCGCCGCGGCAGCGACGGGAGCCGCGGCAACCCGGTCTTCCTGCTGCTCGGCATCGCCCTGGCGCTGCTGGCGCCCCTGGCTGCGAAGATCCTCCAGATGAGCATCTCCCGCCAGCGCGAATACCATGCCGACGCCGGGGCCGCCGAATTCACGCGCAATCCGCTCGCGCTCGCGTCGGCGCTCGAAAAGATCGCCGACGGCGGCGCGCACGTGCCCGGCGAGAACCGCGGCACCCAGCACCTGTTCATCGTCAACCCGCTCCAGGCGTTCACCGATACCTCGTCCGCGCTCATGTCCACCCACCCGCCGACCGTCGAGCGCATCCGGCGGCTGCGGGCGATGGCCGGTGCTGGGTAA
- a CDS encoding ferritin family protein — protein MKFTEDALKFLNLGIESELAAYVFYKKALKLITDPALKETVEKLAADEKGHFLSLEDEYDENVRSECWAPYRDIMEKPGLPEIDEMLQETHVYLLDRVKSMKTRKEFLDIALMLEKEALKLFTDAAATVTNPEFKKVFEHLASFEQGHVQIIERELANL, from the coding sequence ATGAAATTCACGGAAGACGCGCTCAAGTTCCTCAACCTGGGAATCGAGTCCGAGCTGGCCGCCTATGTCTTCTACAAGAAGGCCCTCAAGCTCATCACCGACCCGGCGCTCAAGGAGACCGTCGAGAAGCTGGCCGCCGACGAGAAGGGGCACTTCCTCTCGCTCGAAGACGAATACGACGAGAACGTCCGGTCCGAGTGCTGGGCGCCCTACCGCGACATCATGGAGAAGCCCGGCCTGCCCGAGATCGACGAGATGCTCCAGGAAACCCATGTCTATCTGCTCGACCGGGTGAAGTCGATGAAAACCCGGAAAGAGTTCCTGGACATCGCGCTCATGCTGGAAAAAGAGGCACTGAAGCTGTTCACCGACGCGGCAGCCACCGTCACGAACCCCGAGTTCAAGAAGGTGTTCGAACATCTCGCGTCTTTCGAGCAGGGGCATGTCCAGATCATCGAGCGGGAACTCGCGAACCTCTAG
- a CDS encoding RNA polymerase sigma factor, whose product MERMEEPSETAIVRSAQAGDEGAFTELVVRHRRDVLRIAWRFARNNAELDDLGQEIFIRAFESLASYRGDAPFGHWLSRIAVHACYDFLRKRRREEGNISLDAMPFPPVDPSTETDRPAEQARLILEGAMAQLKPDQRLVITLFELEDRTIREVAALTGWSETGVKVRAFRARKALKRILGGQDEG is encoded by the coding sequence ATGGAAAGGATGGAAGAGCCATCCGAAACTGCGATCGTCCGTTCGGCCCAGGCGGGCGATGAAGGGGCATTCACGGAGCTGGTGGTCCGTCACCGGCGCGACGTGCTCCGTATCGCCTGGCGGTTCGCGCGCAACAACGCCGAGCTCGACGACCTCGGCCAGGAGATCTTCATCCGGGCCTTCGAGTCGCTGGCGTCCTATCGGGGCGATGCGCCATTCGGCCACTGGCTCTCCCGTATCGCGGTCCACGCCTGCTACGACTTCCTGCGGAAGCGGCGGCGGGAAGAGGGCAACATCTCCCTCGACGCGATGCCGTTTCCCCCGGTCGATCCGTCCACCGAGACCGACCGTCCGGCGGAACAGGCCCGGCTGATCCTCGAAGGCGCGATGGCGCAGCTCAAGCCCGATCAGCGGCTGGTGATCACGCTGTTCGAGCTGGAGGACCGGACGATCCGGGAGGTGGCCGCACTGACCGGCTGGAGCGAGACGGGCGTCAAGGTGCGCGCCTTCCGGGCTCGGAAGGCATTGAAGAGGATTCTCGGAGGGCAAGATGAAGGATGA
- a CDS encoding U32 family peptidase, translated as MNSEGPKKVVLRKKGTFTPPSPPAPAKSAGRYPVRKPAAARRAEVPKSPKKPAVSWRAPSEAKPAFPELLAPAGSVENYFAAVAAGADAVYLGLQQFNARERAENITLSDLCRILPHAHSRKVRIYLTINTLLTEPDLPDAIALLHQVAPLGPDAVIAADLGLVRLLREHFPDLPVHISTQAGCASADAAEEFARLGASRVVLERHLRMPEVKRIAAKSPIGVEVFIHGSMCYSYSGKCFFSSFLGGKSGNRGACVQPCRRLYGHEGAEDALFSTRDLSLIEQLPELTTLGISSFKIEGRMRSAEYVSAVVGAYRKALDLIKAGRPEEGVAEGKRLLSGAMGREETAGLLGGAAPGEIASGGGTGSIGTPLGPIVEILDEWAFVAAEPSFEQGDRLRIQFMSDGSGRAFTALHIKPGDGGFRVKVPFAVSAGDLVFRVGTTGRADFARAAKREMDALPPGGIRFNVIVGDGFVAVEASYGRFRREMSYRVGGHGGRAEVQVPPNASGRLAAVCRTDLPVGEIRVESHNPSVAWVDVEALFGKAARQFDKDFHLAGKELRLSILPTLRVGGNRKEEAPAVFYVACRPSQLSMIPKAPSIVPVVEFTKAVAREPGGLGAGFRERGYFRLPAPLLEADAAFWRRTVREALKKGYSRWILPDIGYFAFFPPGAERRQLHLVSDHYLYGFNLAALSVLSRLGASRMILPVEATLTSLRAVGKYLHGLGIAVAYGALPLMISRALPASGVRRGEVVSPRDERFVIEADEHGSTVRPVAAYSASGILHELRGAGIDDFLVDFSGTPDDRIPEVMAALEADRHIPGTSHFNLHHSNF; from the coding sequence GTGAATTCCGAAGGTCCGAAGAAGGTGGTGCTGCGCAAGAAGGGCACCTTTACCCCCCCGTCCCCCCCGGCCCCCGCGAAAAGCGCCGGCCGTTACCCCGTTCGCAAGCCGGCCGCCGCAAGGCGCGCCGAAGTTCCGAAATCACCGAAGAAACCGGCCGTTTCCTGGCGCGCCCCTTCCGAGGCGAAGCCCGCGTTCCCCGAATTGCTGGCGCCCGCCGGCTCCGTAGAGAACTATTTCGCGGCGGTCGCCGCCGGCGCCGACGCCGTCTACCTGGGGCTCCAGCAGTTCAATGCCCGCGAACGCGCCGAAAACATCACGCTGTCCGACCTTTGCCGGATCCTTCCCCACGCCCACAGCCGCAAGGTCCGCATCTACCTCACCATCAACACGCTGTTGACCGAGCCCGATCTGCCCGACGCCATCGCGCTGCTGCACCAAGTTGCGCCGCTCGGCCCCGACGCCGTCATCGCGGCCGACCTCGGGCTGGTGCGTCTCCTGCGCGAGCACTTTCCCGACCTGCCCGTCCACATCAGCACCCAGGCCGGCTGCGCGTCCGCCGACGCGGCCGAGGAATTTGCCCGGCTCGGCGCCTCGCGCGTCGTCCTCGAGCGCCACCTCCGCATGCCGGAGGTCAAGCGGATCGCCGCCAAGTCGCCGATCGGCGTCGAGGTCTTCATCCACGGGTCGATGTGTTACAGCTACTCCGGCAAATGCTTCTTTTCCTCGTTCCTCGGCGGGAAGAGCGGCAACCGGGGCGCCTGCGTGCAGCCGTGCCGCCGTCTCTACGGGCACGAGGGGGCGGAGGACGCCCTGTTTTCCACGCGCGACCTGTCGCTCATCGAACAGCTGCCCGAGCTGACGACGCTCGGCATCTCCTCGTTCAAGATCGAGGGCCGGATGCGCAGCGCCGAATACGTATCGGCCGTCGTCGGCGCCTATCGCAAGGCGCTCGACCTGATCAAGGCGGGCCGTCCCGAAGAAGGGGTTGCGGAAGGGAAGCGGCTGCTCTCCGGGGCGATGGGACGCGAGGAGACGGCCGGCCTGCTCGGCGGCGCCGCGCCGGGCGAGATCGCATCGGGCGGCGGCACGGGGAGCATCGGCACCCCGCTGGGACCGATCGTCGAGATTCTGGACGAGTGGGCGTTCGTCGCGGCCGAGCCGTCCTTCGAGCAGGGCGATCGGCTGCGCATCCAGTTCATGAGCGACGGCTCGGGCCGGGCATTCACGGCGCTCCACATCAAGCCGGGGGACGGGGGTTTTCGGGTCAAGGTGCCGTTCGCGGTCTCCGCGGGCGACCTGGTGTTCCGGGTCGGCACCACCGGGCGCGCCGATTTCGCGCGCGCGGCGAAGCGCGAGATGGACGCGCTGCCGCCCGGCGGCATCCGTTTCAACGTGATCGTTGGCGACGGCTTCGTCGCGGTCGAGGCGTCCTACGGTCGGTTCCGGCGTGAGATGTCCTACCGCGTCGGCGGGCACGGCGGCCGCGCCGAGGTGCAGGTGCCGCCCAACGCGTCCGGGCGCCTGGCCGCGGTGTGCCGCACCGACCTTCCCGTGGGCGAGATCCGCGTCGAGTCGCACAACCCGTCGGTCGCCTGGGTCGATGTCGAGGCGCTGTTCGGCAAGGCGGCCCGTCAGTTCGACAAGGACTTCCATCTGGCGGGGAAGGAGCTGCGGCTGTCGATCCTGCCGACGCTGCGGGTCGGCGGCAACCGGAAGGAGGAGGCACCCGCCGTCTTCTACGTCGCCTGCAGGCCTTCCCAACTTTCGATGATTCCCAAGGCGCCGTCGATCGTGCCCGTGGTCGAGTTCACCAAGGCGGTGGCGCGCGAGCCCGGGGGGCTTGGCGCGGGGTTCCGCGAGCGGGGCTATTTCCGCCTGCCCGCGCCGCTGCTCGAAGCCGACGCCGCCTTCTGGCGGCGGACGGTGCGCGAGGCGCTCAAGAAGGGCTATTCGCGCTGGATCCTGCCGGACATCGGCTACTTCGCCTTCTTCCCGCCGGGGGCCGAGCGGCGGCAGCTCCATCTGGTCAGCGACCACTACCTCTACGGCTTCAACCTCGCCGCGCTCTCGGTCCTTTCCCGGCTTGGCGCGTCGCGGATGATCCTGCCGGTCGAGGCGACGCTCACGTCGCTGCGCGCCGTCGGAAAATACCTGCACGGGCTGGGCATCGCGGTCGCCTACGGCGCGCTGCCGCTCATGATCTCGCGGGCGCTCCCGGCGTCCGGCGTCCGGCGCGGCGAGGTCGTCAGCCCGCGCGACGAGCGATTCGTCATCGAGGCCGACGAGCACGGCTCGACCGTCCGGCCGGTCGCGGCCTATTCGGCTTCCGGCATCCTGCACGAGCTGCGGGGGGCGGGCATCGACGACTTCCTCGTCGATTTCTCGGGCACGCCCGACGACCGGATTCCCGAGGTGATGGCGGCGCTCGAGGCCGACCGGCACATCCCCGGCACCAGCCACTTCAACCTGCACCACAGCAACTTCTAG